The proteins below come from a single Argentina anserina chromosome 1, drPotAnse1.1, whole genome shotgun sequence genomic window:
- the LOC126789271 gene encoding GPI ethanolamine phosphate transferase 2 isoform X1, translating to MPGLSCTKLTLFTIAGVAIQLVGLSLFVFGFFPVKPTLPGHSGPESFRAPTCNSNRNESHSDVTDVPPHRLRSLYKELSGVPPAFERLILMVIDGLPAEFVLGKDGKPPGKDLMEAMPYTQSLLSNGMAIGYHAKAAPPTVTMPRLKAMVSGAIGGFLDVALNFNTQAMVDDNLLGQFLKIGWKMVMLGDETWLKLFPGLFMRHDGVTSFFVKDTVQVDQNVSRHLDHELSRDDWDFLILHYLGLDHVGHTGGRNSALMAPKLTEMDEVVKMIHMTNIVNQKNNQGQTLLVVVSDHGMTESGNHGGSSYEETDSLALFIGLQNDVSDFLSSNHNNVNQVDIAPTLAHLLGVPIPKNNVGVLIPEIFGYLSGDQHLKALELNSWQLLRLLQAQIPGLSCRNHPCDGSDADQESTITKCYGSIERICCCLYMNAALLKKSWMSKEVSRSNSRKEYTSTVAAYYEFLRMASEWLSHRATDKPVGLLTLGIVAMLLSSLILLSLLFHIYKEVHTREMQCPFDLKSLMQTWCLEETFVMGVVLILVVSMTSSSLVEEEQYIWHFLASTSQLLLLRKAIQSSVHSFSKGQNKKTGLQISSVCVLLISGRILRGWHQGGVNYTNLPDISKWLEQAGNDNVKSIQVVTCLLMIALSLYAFFIFGTNRNIVLVIGFSFLISGLLVLQHILRHQDGTFASSSYSATTLVQMIYAILGVSTSGTVIALPWLVPFSTSETCMSHDIYMSASAPCEVQNKSLLVKLRESLYVIGWAYICCWCLLQLLLQQTINSIPIFLLLVQTLASTLYLSYSGLHHKQWVEVSAIYILGMAGHFALGNSNSLATVDVAGAFIGISSHSTVLSGILMFIITYASPALSILSMVMYISLKDTSYFVSSSDADSRQLLKMMIGFPCLVPLGLNSILLTAYTIVLLVMRNHLFVWSVFSPKYIYVCTTTICVYIGVTVVAATVTYAYMVLGLRTGKQYKLSHQQ from the exons ATGCCTGGGTTATCATGCACCAAGCTGACCCTCTTCACCATCGCCGGAGTTGCAATCCAGCTGGTCGGCCTCTCTCTCTTCGTCTTTGGCTTCTTCCCCGTCAAGCCTACCCTTCCCGGCCACAG TGGCCCCGAGAGTTTTAGAGCACCCACTTGCAATTCAAATCGAAATGAGAGCCACAGTGATGTCACTGATGTGCCTCCTCATCGGCTCAGGTCACTCTATaag GAACTATCTGGAGTCCCACCTGCATTTGAGAGGCTAATTCTGATG GTTATTGATGGTCTTCCAGCTGAGTTTGTTCTAGGCAAGGATGGTAAGCCTCCAGGAAAGGACTTGATGGAGGCTATGCCGTATACTCAGTCATTGCTTTCAAATGGAATGGCAATCGGGTACCATGCTAAAGCCGCACCCCCGACAGTCACAATGCCTCGTTTGAAG GCTATGGTTTCTGGAGCAATTGGGGGATTCCTTGATGTGGCTTTGAATTTCAACACACAAGCTATGGTCGATGACAATCTTCTTG GGCAGTTTTTGAAGATTGGGTGGAAAATGGTGATGCTTGGTGATGAAACATGGCTGAAGTTGTTTCCAGGATTGTTTATGAGGCATGATGGAGTGACCAGTTTCTTT GTTAAAGATACTGTTCAAGTGGATCAAAATGTTTCTCGACATCTGGACCATGAGCTTAGCAGAGATGACTGGGATTTTCTG ATTCTTCATTATCTGGGCTTAGATCATGTCGGACATACTGGTGGGCGCAACag TGCCTTGATGGCCCCAAAACTTACAGAGATGGATGAGGTGGTGAagatgattcatatgactaaTATAGTGAATCAAAAGAATAATCAAGGGCAGACACTCTTG GTCGTGGTAAGTGACCATGGCATGACTGAGAGTGGTAATCATGGAGGGTCCTCATATGAAGAAACTGACTCCTTAGCACTATTTATTGGCCTACAAAATGATGTCTCTGATTTTTTATCATCTAACCATAACAATGTTAACCAG GTTGACATTGCACCAACATTAGCTCATCTATTAGGTGTGCCAATTCCAAAGAACAATGTTGGTGTCCTAATTCCAGAAATCTTTGGATATTTAAGTg GAGACCAACATCTGAAGGCACTGGAGTTGAATTCCTGGCAATTACTTAGATTATTGCAAGCACAAATACCTGGTTTATCATGTCGAAATCATCCTTGTGATGGCTCAGATGCTGATCAAGAGTCCACAATAACTAAGTGTTATGGGAGTATAGAAAGGATATGTTGTTGCTTATACATGAATGCCGCACTTCTCAAAAAATCCTGGATGTCAAAGGAAGTTTCCAG GTCTAATAGTAGGAAAGAGTACACCAGCACTGTTGCAGCATACTATGAGTTTCTGAGAATGGCAAGTGAGTGGCTATCACACAGAGCAACTGAT AAACCTGTAGGCCTGCTAACTCTTGGAATAGTTGCAATGCTTCTATCTTCTCTGATACTGTTAAGCCTTTTGTTTCACATCTACAAAGAAGTTCACACTAGAGAGATGCAATGCCCTTTTGACTTAAAAAGCCTCATGCAGACCTGGTGTCTAGAAGAGACTTTTGTAATGGGTGTTGTATTGATTCTCGTTGTAAGTATGACATCAAGTTCTTTGGTAGAGGAAGAGCAATATATATGGCATTTTCTGGCTTCCACATCACAGTTGTTATTATTGCGTAAAGCAATACAAAGTAGTGTACATAGTTTCTCCAAgggacaaaacaaaaaaactggTCTTCAAATCAGTTCTGTCTGCGTGCTTCTAATTTCTGGGAGGATTTTGAGAGGTTGGCACCAAGGAGGCGTGAATTATACTAATCTTCCTGACATATCTAAGTGGCTTGAGCAGGCTGGGAACGATAATGTAAAATCAATACAGGTTGTCACATGCCTTCTGATGATCGCCTTGAGCTTGTATGCCTTTTTTATATTTGGAACAAACAGAAATATAGTTCTGGTCATTGGATTCAGCTTTCTTATCTCTGGGTTGTTGGTTTTACAACATATCCTTAGACATCAGGATGGTACGTTTGCCTCATCCAGTTACAGTGCTACCACATTGGTACAAATGATTTATGCAATTCTGGGTGTTTCCACAAGTGGGACAGTTATCGCCCTGCCATGGCTAGTACCATTTTCAACATCTGAGACCTGCATGAGTCATGATATTTACATGTCGGCCTCTGCTCCCTGTGAAGTTCAGAATAAGTCACTGCTGGTGAAGTTAAGAGAATCTTTATATGTAATTGGGTGGGCATACATATGCTGCTGGTGTCTTCTGCAGCTTTTGCTCCAACAAACGATTAACTCGATACCTATATTTCTGCTACTTGTGCAAACTTTGGCCAGTACACTGTATCTTTCTTATAGTGGGCTGCACCACAAGCAGTGGGTAGAG GTTTCTGCAATTTACATTTTGGGAATGGCTGGCCATTTTGCACTAGGGAACAGCAATTCTCTAGCTACTGTTGATGTTGCCGGAGCTTTTATT GGCATCTCAAGTCATTCAACAGTATTATCTGGAATTTTAATGTTCATTATCACCTATGCTTCACCAGCGCTATCTATTCTTAGCATGGTGATGTATATCTCTTTGAAGGACACAAGCTATTTCGTATCTTCGTCTGATGCAGATTCAAGACAACTCCTCAAAATGATGATTGGCTTTCCTTGTCTAGTTCCACTGGGCTTGAACTCCATTTTGTTGACAGCTTATACCATTGTATTGCTGGTTATGAGGAACCATCTTTTCGTTTGGAGCGTCTTTTCTCCAAA GTACATTTATGTTTGCACTACAACTATATGTGTGTACATTGGGGTCACTGTTGTAGCTGCAACTGTGACATATGCATATATGGTGCTGGGATTGAGGACAGGGAAGCAATATAAGCTTAGCCACCAGCAATGA
- the LOC126789271 gene encoding GPI ethanolamine phosphate transferase 2 isoform X2, with the protein MEAMPYTQSLLSNGMAIGYHAKAAPPTVTMPRLKAMVSGAIGGFLDVALNFNTQAMVDDNLLGQFLKIGWKMVMLGDETWLKLFPGLFMRHDGVTSFFVKDTVQVDQNVSRHLDHELSRDDWDFLILHYLGLDHVGHTGGRNSALMAPKLTEMDEVVKMIHMTNIVNQKNNQGQTLLVVVSDHGMTESGNHGGSSYEETDSLALFIGLQNDVSDFLSSNHNNVNQVDIAPTLAHLLGVPIPKNNVGVLIPEIFGYLSGDQHLKALELNSWQLLRLLQAQIPGLSCRNHPCDGSDADQESTITKCYGSIERICCCLYMNAALLKKSWMSKEVSRSNSRKEYTSTVAAYYEFLRMASEWLSHRATDKPVGLLTLGIVAMLLSSLILLSLLFHIYKEVHTREMQCPFDLKSLMQTWCLEETFVMGVVLILVVSMTSSSLVEEEQYIWHFLASTSQLLLLRKAIQSSVHSFSKGQNKKTGLQISSVCVLLISGRILRGWHQGGVNYTNLPDISKWLEQAGNDNVKSIQVVTCLLMIALSLYAFFIFGTNRNIVLVIGFSFLISGLLVLQHILRHQDGTFASSSYSATTLVQMIYAILGVSTSGTVIALPWLVPFSTSETCMSHDIYMSASAPCEVQNKSLLVKLRESLYVIGWAYICCWCLLQLLLQQTINSIPIFLLLVQTLASTLYLSYSGLHHKQWVEVSAIYILGMAGHFALGNSNSLATVDVAGAFIGISSHSTVLSGILMFIITYASPALSILSMVMYISLKDTSYFVSSSDADSRQLLKMMIGFPCLVPLGLNSILLTAYTIVLLVMRNHLFVWSVFSPKYIYVCTTTICVYIGVTVVAATVTYAYMVLGLRTGKQYKLSHQQ; encoded by the exons ATGGAGGCTATGCCGTATACTCAGTCATTGCTTTCAAATGGAATGGCAATCGGGTACCATGCTAAAGCCGCACCCCCGACAGTCACAATGCCTCGTTTGAAG GCTATGGTTTCTGGAGCAATTGGGGGATTCCTTGATGTGGCTTTGAATTTCAACACACAAGCTATGGTCGATGACAATCTTCTTG GGCAGTTTTTGAAGATTGGGTGGAAAATGGTGATGCTTGGTGATGAAACATGGCTGAAGTTGTTTCCAGGATTGTTTATGAGGCATGATGGAGTGACCAGTTTCTTT GTTAAAGATACTGTTCAAGTGGATCAAAATGTTTCTCGACATCTGGACCATGAGCTTAGCAGAGATGACTGGGATTTTCTG ATTCTTCATTATCTGGGCTTAGATCATGTCGGACATACTGGTGGGCGCAACag TGCCTTGATGGCCCCAAAACTTACAGAGATGGATGAGGTGGTGAagatgattcatatgactaaTATAGTGAATCAAAAGAATAATCAAGGGCAGACACTCTTG GTCGTGGTAAGTGACCATGGCATGACTGAGAGTGGTAATCATGGAGGGTCCTCATATGAAGAAACTGACTCCTTAGCACTATTTATTGGCCTACAAAATGATGTCTCTGATTTTTTATCATCTAACCATAACAATGTTAACCAG GTTGACATTGCACCAACATTAGCTCATCTATTAGGTGTGCCAATTCCAAAGAACAATGTTGGTGTCCTAATTCCAGAAATCTTTGGATATTTAAGTg GAGACCAACATCTGAAGGCACTGGAGTTGAATTCCTGGCAATTACTTAGATTATTGCAAGCACAAATACCTGGTTTATCATGTCGAAATCATCCTTGTGATGGCTCAGATGCTGATCAAGAGTCCACAATAACTAAGTGTTATGGGAGTATAGAAAGGATATGTTGTTGCTTATACATGAATGCCGCACTTCTCAAAAAATCCTGGATGTCAAAGGAAGTTTCCAG GTCTAATAGTAGGAAAGAGTACACCAGCACTGTTGCAGCATACTATGAGTTTCTGAGAATGGCAAGTGAGTGGCTATCACACAGAGCAACTGAT AAACCTGTAGGCCTGCTAACTCTTGGAATAGTTGCAATGCTTCTATCTTCTCTGATACTGTTAAGCCTTTTGTTTCACATCTACAAAGAAGTTCACACTAGAGAGATGCAATGCCCTTTTGACTTAAAAAGCCTCATGCAGACCTGGTGTCTAGAAGAGACTTTTGTAATGGGTGTTGTATTGATTCTCGTTGTAAGTATGACATCAAGTTCTTTGGTAGAGGAAGAGCAATATATATGGCATTTTCTGGCTTCCACATCACAGTTGTTATTATTGCGTAAAGCAATACAAAGTAGTGTACATAGTTTCTCCAAgggacaaaacaaaaaaactggTCTTCAAATCAGTTCTGTCTGCGTGCTTCTAATTTCTGGGAGGATTTTGAGAGGTTGGCACCAAGGAGGCGTGAATTATACTAATCTTCCTGACATATCTAAGTGGCTTGAGCAGGCTGGGAACGATAATGTAAAATCAATACAGGTTGTCACATGCCTTCTGATGATCGCCTTGAGCTTGTATGCCTTTTTTATATTTGGAACAAACAGAAATATAGTTCTGGTCATTGGATTCAGCTTTCTTATCTCTGGGTTGTTGGTTTTACAACATATCCTTAGACATCAGGATGGTACGTTTGCCTCATCCAGTTACAGTGCTACCACATTGGTACAAATGATTTATGCAATTCTGGGTGTTTCCACAAGTGGGACAGTTATCGCCCTGCCATGGCTAGTACCATTTTCAACATCTGAGACCTGCATGAGTCATGATATTTACATGTCGGCCTCTGCTCCCTGTGAAGTTCAGAATAAGTCACTGCTGGTGAAGTTAAGAGAATCTTTATATGTAATTGGGTGGGCATACATATGCTGCTGGTGTCTTCTGCAGCTTTTGCTCCAACAAACGATTAACTCGATACCTATATTTCTGCTACTTGTGCAAACTTTGGCCAGTACACTGTATCTTTCTTATAGTGGGCTGCACCACAAGCAGTGGGTAGAG GTTTCTGCAATTTACATTTTGGGAATGGCTGGCCATTTTGCACTAGGGAACAGCAATTCTCTAGCTACTGTTGATGTTGCCGGAGCTTTTATT GGCATCTCAAGTCATTCAACAGTATTATCTGGAATTTTAATGTTCATTATCACCTATGCTTCACCAGCGCTATCTATTCTTAGCATGGTGATGTATATCTCTTTGAAGGACACAAGCTATTTCGTATCTTCGTCTGATGCAGATTCAAGACAACTCCTCAAAATGATGATTGGCTTTCCTTGTCTAGTTCCACTGGGCTTGAACTCCATTTTGTTGACAGCTTATACCATTGTATTGCTGGTTATGAGGAACCATCTTTTCGTTTGGAGCGTCTTTTCTCCAAA GTACATTTATGTTTGCACTACAACTATATGTGTGTACATTGGGGTCACTGTTGTAGCTGCAACTGTGACATATGCATATATGGTGCTGGGATTGAGGACAGGGAAGCAATATAAGCTTAGCCACCAGCAATGA
- the LOC126801687 gene encoding cytochrome b561 and DOMON domain-containing protein At4g17280-like, producing the protein MAKIVRSLLLLTLLVTSSFSTLTAQPCSTHQFPNHKTFAACKDLPVLNSTIYWNYFPSNGTVDLAFRATLLGDAGWVTWAINPNSKGMVGSQALVAFQRIDGSMAAYTSPIKSYGTRLEQGNLTFPIYTMSAVQENKEITIFASLGLSNNGTTVNQLWQQGPLHGNTPGMHSMSGPYLNSYGTLDFLSGKVEATSTHHSLMSPLKISHGIINSVSWGIVIPVGVIVARNFKGFGPIWFKAHRSIQIFGSLGAGAGIISGFVLGSMSPGIVYKQHKCIGITLLVLIIVQLLVASFLRPKPDGKYRWLWSLFHYAIGYPSIILANVNVFIGFGILEPPKSWLYAYVGIFAVVVFSGLAGAAFTCWNNKRTQSAKIQLEQRADGTA; encoded by the coding sequence ATGGCTAAGATTGTCCGGTCGCTCTTGCTCCTCACGCTCTTGGTCACGTCTTCATTCTCAACCCTAACGGCACAACCCTGCTCAACCCACCAGTTCCCTAACCACAAAACATTTGCAGCATGCAAGGATCTGCCTGTCCTAAACTCAACTATATACTGGAATTATTTCCCATCAAACGGCACGGTAGACCTTGCGTTCAGAGCAACCCTACTTGGCGATGCAGGTTGGGTGACATGGGCGATAAACCCTAATTCCAAGGGTATGGTTGGCTCGCAAGCTTTGGTCGCTTTTCAAAGAATCGATGGAAGCATGGCTGCTTACACATCCCCTATAAAAAGTTACGGCACTCGCTTAGAGCAAGGGAACCTCACCTTTCCTATCTACACCATGTCCGCGGttcaagaaaacaaagaaatcaCAATCTTTGCCAGCCTAGGGCTCTCAAACAACGGTACAACTGTGAATCAGTTATGGCAGCAAGGACCTTTGCATGGTAACACACCAGGTATGCACTCGATGTCAGGCCCTTACCTAAACTCATATGGGACCTTGGATTTTCTTTCGGGCAAAGTCGAAGCAACCAGCACACATCACTCTTTGATGTCCCCCTTGAAAATCTCCCATGGGATAATAAACTCCGTGAGCTGGGGTATAGTCATACCAGTAGGAGTAATTGTGGCTCGGAATTTCAAAGGGTTTGGTCCAATATGGTTCAAAGCTCACAGAAGCATCCAGATCTTCGGTTCTCTTGGTGCAGGAGCTGGCATTATAAGCGGATTCGTGCTTGGTTCCATGTCTCCAGGGATCGTATACAAACAACACAAATGTATAGGCATCACGTTGTTGGTTCTGATCATAGTCCAGTTGCTGGTTGCATCATTTCTCCGCCCAAAACCAGATGGAAAATATAGGTGGTTGTGGAGCTTGTTCCACTATGCCATTGGTTACCCATCAATAATCCTCGCCAATGTAAACGTCTTCATAGGGTTTGGTATATTGGAACCGCCAAAGTCGTGGTTGTATGCCTACGTAGGGATTTTCGCTGTGGTGGTGTTTAGTGGTTTAGCAGGGGCGGCGTTCACATGCTGGAACAACAAGAGAACCCAGTCTGCAAAGATACAACTCGAACAAAGGGCTGATGGAACTGCTTGA